The Candidatus Hydrogenedentota bacterium genome has a window encoding:
- a CDS encoding glycosyltransferase family 2 protein → MKNELANMERSFPRLLSQDFDGEVEYVYIDSGSTDGTVEYMASHGVDAHAIAPTDFHHGRTRNLAASMAKNDILVFLSGDAIPTDMGWLRSLVAPFEDGAVAATYGRQIAPEGASALRTYAMEYEYPARRQERFLVPGKKPSMGMFRMSNANAAVRRCVWERFKFDETVVMSEDVGMCYNVLMNGMKVVYVPEAAVLHCHDRSLWYEFQKAFDSAISLKRMGVLGNPAIGGELRYGLHRMWSEALHWLKRRRPDLVVWSAVTSVTKWIGVQFGKRGDSLPRWLTSRISAGVEKMYD, encoded by the coding sequence ATGAAAAATGAGCTCGCCAACATGGAGCGCAGCTTCCCGCGCCTGCTCTCGCAGGATTTCGACGGGGAAGTGGAATACGTCTATATCGATTCCGGCTCGACCGACGGCACCGTGGAATACATGGCGTCGCACGGCGTGGACGCGCACGCCATCGCCCCCACCGACTTCCACCACGGGCGCACGCGCAACCTGGCCGCCTCCATGGCGAAAAACGATATCCTCGTGTTTCTCAGCGGCGACGCCATCCCGACGGACATGGGGTGGCTGCGTTCGCTCGTGGCCCCCTTCGAGGACGGGGCGGTGGCCGCGACCTACGGGCGCCAGATCGCCCCGGAAGGCGCCAGCGCGCTCCGCACCTACGCCATGGAATACGAGTATCCCGCCCGCCGCCAGGAGCGCTTTCTCGTGCCCGGGAAAAAGCCGTCGATGGGCATGTTCCGCATGTCCAACGCCAACGCGGCGGTGCGGCGGTGCGTCTGGGAACGCTTCAAGTTCGACGAGACCGTGGTGATGTCCGAGGACGTCGGCATGTGCTACAACGTGCTCATGAACGGCATGAAGGTCGTCTACGTGCCCGAGGCCGCCGTGCTCCATTGCCACGACCGATCGCTGTGGTACGAATTCCAGAAGGCCTTCGATTCCGCCATATCCCTGAAACGCATGGGCGTCCTGGGCAACCCGGCGATCGGCGGCGAACTGCGCTATGGCCTGCACCGGATGTGGAGCGAAGCCCTCCACTGGCTCAAGCGCCGCCGCCCCGACCTCGTCGTGTGGAGCGCCGTGACCAGCGTAACCAAATGGATCGGCGTGCAATTCGGGAAGCGCGGCGACTCCCTCCCGCGCTGGCTTACCTCGCGCATCTCCGCCGGCGTGGAGAAAATGTACGACTGA
- a CDS encoding cellulase family glycosylhydrolase, translated as MHPRSILTTLLVTASMATPLFGAVAAPPLPEATPQKLPIWRGFNLLEKFSLDWPKGPFREEDFQLIHELGFNFVRLPMDYRLWIVDGDWRAMDEAVIREIDEAVAWGGQYGIHVSINFHRAPGHTVAEPKETRDLWSDPEAQEVCALHWAYFARRYKDIPSERLSFNLFNEPGDIPGDVYARVAGKMVEAIRAEDPDRLIIADGALWGRKPCPELLPLGVAQATRGYEPMNITHYGATWVNTQGMVEPVWPLPLTNQLLFGPAKRDLQAPLVLEGPFPNGLTLRLRVGTVSDRSHLLVTADETPLWDREFVCGPGDGEWREAIWKEAWQVYQNRYDRDYEVDIPPGAARIALRNTAGDWMTITELGARPPGAPSGEETVLGLMLAWGEPNPTIHLARQGNAWSFTSEKKLDRTALWESGILPWRELEAQGCGVMVGEFGVFNQTPHDVALRWMEDCLRNWKEAGWGWALWNFRGSFGVIDSGRADVEYEDWRGHKLDRAMLSLLQRY; from the coding sequence ATGCACCCGCGTTCCATCCTCACCACATTGCTCGTTACGGCCTCGATGGCCACTCCGCTGTTCGGGGCCGTGGCGGCTCCGCCGCTGCCGGAGGCCACCCCGCAAAAACTGCCGATCTGGCGCGGGTTCAACCTGCTCGAAAAGTTTTCGCTGGACTGGCCGAAAGGGCCGTTTCGGGAGGAGGACTTCCAGCTTATCCACGAACTGGGCTTCAACTTTGTGCGGTTGCCCATGGATTACCGGCTGTGGATTGTGGACGGCGACTGGCGCGCAATGGATGAAGCGGTGATCCGCGAGATTGACGAGGCGGTGGCGTGGGGCGGGCAATACGGGATCCATGTAAGCATCAATTTTCACCGCGCGCCCGGGCACACGGTGGCGGAGCCGAAGGAAACGCGCGACCTGTGGAGCGACCCGGAGGCGCAGGAGGTCTGTGCGCTACACTGGGCGTACTTCGCGCGGCGCTACAAGGATATCCCCAGCGAGCGATTGAGCTTTAACCTGTTTAACGAGCCCGGCGACATCCCGGGCGACGTGTATGCGCGCGTTGCCGGAAAGATGGTGGAAGCCATCCGCGCGGAGGATCCGGACCGGCTCATTATCGCGGATGGCGCGCTCTGGGGGCGGAAACCCTGTCCCGAGCTCCTGCCGCTCGGCGTGGCCCAGGCGACGCGCGGGTATGAGCCCATGAACATTACGCACTACGGGGCCACCTGGGTAAACACCCAGGGCATGGTGGAGCCGGTCTGGCCACTGCCTTTAACCAACCAGCTCCTGTTTGGTCCGGCCAAACGTGACTTGCAGGCGCCTCTGGTGCTGGAGGGACCCTTTCCGAACGGCTTGACGCTCCGGCTGCGCGTGGGCACGGTGTCGGACCGGAGCCATCTGCTCGTGACGGCGGACGAAACTCCGCTCTGGGACCGCGAATTCGTCTGCGGGCCGGGCGACGGCGAATGGCGGGAGGCGATCTGGAAGGAAGCGTGGCAGGTCTACCAGAACCGTTACGACCGCGATTATGAGGTTGATATTCCGCCGGGCGCCGCGCGCATTGCTTTGCGCAATACCGCCGGTGACTGGATGACGATCACCGAGCTGGGCGCGCGCCCACCCGGCGCGCCGTCGGGCGAAGAGACGGTCCTGGGGCTCATGCTCGCCTGGGGTGAACCGAATCCGACCATTCATCTGGCTCGCCAGGGGAATGCGTGGTCGTTCACTTCCGAGAAAAAACTTGACCGGACGGCCCTTTGGGAAAGTGGCATTCTCCCCTGGCGGGAACTGGAAGCCCAGGGCTGTGGCGTAATGGTGGGCGAGTTTGGCGTATTCAATCAGACCCCGCACGATGTGGCGCTTCGGTGGATGGAAGACTGTCTGCGAAACTGGAAAGAAGCCGGCTGGGGCTGGGCGCTGTGGAACTTCCGGGGGAGTTTTGGCGTGATCGACAGCGGCCGCGCCGACGTTGAGTACGAGGATTGGCGCGGACATAAGCTGGACCGGGCCATGCTGTCGTTACTCCAGCGTTATTGA
- a CDS encoding PepSY domain-containing protein: protein MNHHRRTRLLYAVHKWTGLLIGFNVFLFSITAVFLLAVDLALPGEEVSRTPLDTARLLPVQPMLDKLAAHYADHGFRADSVAFATAEGERHEIRIDVGGERHAHLRYRADPYTGALQLSRGTVPADIPPYAEQAPADAEGASAAVPGEVPLPLYARIDAFMFELHSSLALGIPGLFITGVLGVVFLISTITGWIIYGPFMKALVFGMIRQGKAAHMRAADMHKLVGIGALAFNLVMAVTGIGLTLGLFAIQMQVRQDLMTIESLAGEIVPVDPPPSADAARAAAQTVFPEHTITVIDFPGPETIQGEKVFTFFAVRDPADPGLLPEIGIISAEATPVAREYPLHWWMEAILIGAPMHTGSYGGKPMLAAYLLFSLASGFLSLSGYFMYIAKWRRHRRLKRARAAATPAAGAPEPATATPRTVPAPARLGPWGISGLTLAAMAIGILGAGFWDALAMLLLFVPGIAVTRRLFA from the coding sequence ATGAACCATCACCGCCGAACCCGATTGCTCTATGCCGTCCACAAGTGGACCGGCCTCCTCATCGGCTTCAACGTCTTCCTCTTCAGCATAACGGCCGTCTTCCTGCTCGCCGTGGATCTCGCGCTGCCCGGGGAGGAGGTGTCCCGCACTCCCCTGGACACCGCGCGCCTGTTACCCGTGCAGCCCATGTTGGACAAGCTCGCCGCTCACTACGCGGACCACGGCTTCCGGGCCGACAGCGTGGCCTTCGCCACGGCGGAAGGCGAACGGCACGAGATCCGGATCGATGTCGGAGGGGAGCGGCACGCCCACCTCCGCTACCGCGCGGACCCCTACACGGGCGCGCTCCAGCTCAGCCGCGGAACCGTTCCCGCCGATATCCCGCCGTACGCCGAACAGGCGCCCGCGGACGCCGAGGGCGCGTCCGCCGCCGTCCCCGGAGAAGTCCCGCTCCCCCTCTACGCCCGCATCGACGCGTTCATGTTCGAACTTCACTCCAGCCTGGCCCTCGGGATTCCGGGCCTTTTCATCACGGGCGTGCTCGGCGTCGTCTTCCTGATCTCCACGATCACCGGCTGGATCATCTATGGCCCCTTCATGAAGGCCCTCGTCTTCGGCATGATCCGCCAGGGCAAGGCCGCCCACATGCGCGCCGCCGACATGCACAAACTCGTCGGCATCGGCGCGCTCGCCTTCAACCTGGTCATGGCGGTCACCGGCATCGGGCTTACCCTCGGCCTCTTCGCCATTCAGATGCAGGTGCGCCAGGACCTCATGACGATTGAGTCGCTGGCCGGCGAAATTGTGCCCGTGGACCCGCCGCCCTCGGCCGACGCCGCCCGCGCGGCCGCGCAAACCGTATTTCCCGAGCACACTATCACGGTGATCGACTTCCCCGGTCCGGAGACCATCCAGGGCGAGAAGGTCTTCACCTTCTTCGCGGTGCGCGATCCCGCCGATCCCGGCCTCCTCCCCGAAATCGGGATCATATCGGCGGAAGCCACGCCGGTCGCCCGGGAATATCCCCTGCACTGGTGGATGGAAGCCATTCTTATCGGCGCGCCGATGCACACCGGTTCCTATGGCGGCAAGCCCATGCTCGCGGCCTACCTGCTCTTCAGCCTGGCCTCCGGTTTCCTCTCCCTATCCGGCTATTTCATGTACATCGCCAAATGGCGTCGACACCGCCGCCTCAAGCGCGCGCGCGCGGCGGCCACCCCGGCGGCCGGCGCGCCCGAACCCGCGACGGCAACCCCGCGAACGGTCCCCGCACCCGCCCGGCTCGGCCCCTGGGGCATCTCGGGGCTCACCCTCGCCGCGATGGCCATCGGCATCCTCGGGGCCGGCTTCTGGGACGCCCTCGCCATGCTCCTCCTCTTCGTGCCGGGCATCGCCGTCACGCGCCGCCTCTTCGCCTGA
- a CDS encoding DUF1559 domain-containing protein, translated as MRHKGFTLIELLVVIAIIGILAAILLPALARAREAARRASCQNNLKQMGLVFKMYAGESEGEQYPPVSLGRLAKKDGSLGAVLDAGPFPSLIYPDYLNDPATLLCPSTADLEIARQGMRDADGNWCISYGGTGFRECGRGVDSSYQYFGWVLDRNDVTDPITTISALPNVNFAAAAYGADPASEVPAQFGWMMNKYFEGFIQLFFNPTAQANNQPMPQVLEDINVSSTAPGNGNGGGNTIFRLREGVERFMITDINNPGASAKAQSEVYIMFDSLSIHPRAYNHVPGGSSVLYMDGHVEFIKYNAGGKQPLNEPFATLVGVYTKF; from the coding sequence ATGCGCCACAAAGGTTTTACCCTCATCGAACTGCTGGTGGTTATCGCCATCATCGGCATACTCGCCGCCATCCTTCTGCCCGCCCTGGCCCGGGCCCGCGAGGCCGCCCGGCGCGCCAGCTGCCAGAACAACCTCAAACAGATGGGCCTCGTCTTCAAGATGTACGCTGGCGAGTCCGAGGGCGAGCAGTATCCCCCGGTCTCCCTGGGACGCCTGGCCAAGAAAGACGGCTCCCTCGGCGCCGTGCTGGACGCGGGCCCCTTTCCGAGCCTCATCTACCCCGATTACCTGAACGACCCGGCCACGCTCCTGTGCCCCTCCACCGCGGACCTGGAGATCGCCCGGCAAGGCATGCGCGACGCGGATGGCAATTGGTGCATTAGCTACGGCGGCACGGGCTTCCGCGAGTGCGGGCGCGGCGTGGACAGCAGCTACCAGTACTTTGGCTGGGTGCTCGATCGCAACGACGTGACCGATCCCATCACGACCATTTCGGCGCTCCCGAATGTGAACTTCGCGGCCGCGGCCTACGGCGCCGATCCGGCTTCGGAGGTGCCCGCGCAGTTTGGCTGGATGATGAACAAATACTTCGAGGGCTTTATCCAGTTGTTCTTCAACCCGACCGCTCAGGCCAACAACCAGCCCATGCCCCAGGTGCTGGAGGACATCAATGTATCCTCGACCGCGCCCGGAAACGGCAATGGCGGCGGCAACACCATTTTCCGCCTCCGCGAGGGCGTCGAGCGCTTCATGATCACCGACATCAACAACCCCGGCGCCAGCGCCAAGGCCCAGAGCGAGGTCTACATCATGTTTGACAGCCTCTCGATCCACCCGCGCGCCTACAACCACGTACCGGGCGGTTCAAGCGTGCTCTACATGGACGGCCACGTCGAGTTCATCAAGTACAACGCCGGTGGCAAGCAGCCATTGAACGAGCCCTTCGCCACGCTGGTCGGCGTTTACACCAAGTTCTGA
- a CDS encoding IPT/TIG domain-containing protein codes for MGTSKKLMLASLVSMMVVLAFGIGLVPSFDSARTNAASNDGRIDFGQFLDMILLNQGGALIDKGVGVTLESTPFSSGDTILVPTTSTGDVEVLLSAAVPGAGNDTTVTYVANLANDETQAEAPWRTVEGVYTLGADGVFSPDGVFSDFSSALTLTSFVPAIEGQSNAILIYGLVNAVAQSKQTAAFTYETTNMMEEAIALTIRSVDIDPDGNGFPDDPFTFVAPGETSVANVLVNGAGRTALLANLDEPVVTKQTDSGVVVAFGNVMVTSPTKADLVNAGLIDSGDSAYIVVGISDELVGAADVNLSGGTIEEWAAAVEAGQPTSLLSGAPYVEISIIAGTSVSDMADIGDLGALSVNLFIAGDGFPAADLDRVQLYSYDTTIGSAGTAVTVDAAADGSWTLLPESVVSPGGDINVNLSRLSLFAPFPAALQLTGITPDELPGMREFNAVVTGRFPIEGAGLTAAEAADAFTITLNGQEAAYREVGGIAATSTEIYIVTPALPQTMIGGEAQDTPVTLVITDNANPENTVTLPNAALLKSAVELTVEISGSGSVTLSPASLEGGTSGGLYLRNAPIQATFAPAAGFEVSQVILNDADATGEVANNTLNFTIAESQVLRVTFAQPAGEGEGEGEGEGEGEGEGEGEGEGEGEGEGEGEGEGEGEGEGEDEYVDEEAALALLAAFASADANGDGRLTLAEAQTVVPNMNAERFGRLDTNNDGFLSRAELQAFQTVGEAVITGISPSEAWIFGGVVAQISGQNLSEGTVIRFGNVTVEGFRASADNRTIDVIVPESTDVSNNDFVDVTVSVRNGGQAQASLFNSFRYNRYVQANGVNTTAYAFDGAQGLDGLNVALSANAFATVDIPVAPDGGRVYGIIRTSTAASNQAGGALGTSAISGVLNGQGVSGGAALGGNIHDFAMYFYEPVDFTAVKQNTPTMGMPTSGPATGGAFRAGARSRYLVGENGEPVIDPVTNEPIEIEPVRVSFVSDAPEFNASAVRAGLAWYGIESSFDYATGDLVVPDTAVVAYQSNLLGAEVDPALAASTPGNVPIDAVNEARLYSLNGFSLRRGAGLPDALVESILEANAEISFSGTRDGGTEVTIISPEGGLAWISRVALAAPGGAGQALNVGPGGFVTAPGTNENTFTFRTPASSSSGIRDVTIFLSATPDVAAVTLPNFFEYTAQGGQDFPLLVLLGLLLALLGISAGGAGDSSGGPCFIATAAYNSPMAAEINVLREVRDSYLLESALGTALVDAYYHVSPAIADVVAKSPALAAAVRVALVPVVFLGNLALASPALFALLALSLGVLGIRRCKRWFAR; via the coding sequence ATGGGGACCAGCAAGAAACTGATGCTTGCGTCGCTCGTAAGCATGATGGTGGTACTCGCCTTCGGAATCGGGCTCGTTCCGTCTTTCGATTCGGCGCGCACCAATGCGGCGAGCAACGACGGCCGGATCGATTTTGGCCAGTTCCTCGACATGATCCTGCTCAACCAGGGCGGCGCCCTCATTGACAAGGGCGTTGGCGTTACCCTGGAGTCCACGCCGTTTTCCAGCGGCGACACCATCCTCGTTCCGACGACGAGCACCGGCGATGTGGAAGTGCTGCTGAGCGCGGCGGTCCCCGGCGCGGGCAACGACACAACGGTCACATATGTCGCCAATCTCGCCAACGACGAAACGCAGGCGGAAGCGCCGTGGCGGACGGTGGAGGGCGTCTATACGCTCGGCGCGGACGGCGTTTTCTCGCCCGACGGCGTCTTCTCGGATTTCAGCAGCGCGCTGACCCTCACCAGCTTCGTTCCGGCGATCGAGGGCCAGTCGAACGCGATCCTGATCTACGGCCTCGTGAACGCCGTGGCGCAGTCCAAGCAGACCGCCGCGTTCACCTACGAAACCACGAACATGATGGAAGAGGCGATTGCGCTTACCATCCGTTCGGTGGATATCGACCCGGACGGCAACGGCTTCCCGGATGATCCGTTTACCTTTGTCGCGCCGGGCGAGACGTCCGTGGCGAACGTGCTGGTCAATGGCGCCGGCCGCACCGCCCTGCTCGCGAATCTGGACGAACCGGTTGTAACAAAGCAGACCGATTCCGGCGTCGTGGTCGCCTTCGGCAACGTGATGGTGACCTCGCCGACAAAGGCGGATCTGGTCAACGCGGGGCTGATTGACAGCGGCGACTCGGCCTATATCGTCGTCGGCATTTCCGACGAGCTTGTGGGTGCGGCGGACGTGAACCTTTCGGGCGGCACGATCGAAGAATGGGCGGCGGCGGTCGAAGCAGGCCAGCCCACCAGCCTGCTTTCGGGCGCGCCGTACGTCGAAATCAGCATTATCGCCGGCACGTCGGTTTCGGATATGGCCGATATCGGCGACCTCGGCGCGCTTTCGGTGAACCTGTTCATCGCCGGCGATGGCTTCCCGGCCGCGGACCTGGACCGGGTGCAGCTCTACTCCTATGACACCACGATCGGATCCGCCGGGACGGCCGTTACCGTCGACGCGGCGGCGGATGGAAGCTGGACGCTGCTGCCGGAATCCGTCGTTTCACCCGGCGGCGATATCAATGTGAACCTCTCCCGGCTCTCCTTGTTTGCGCCGTTCCCCGCGGCCCTGCAGCTGACGGGGATTACGCCGGATGAACTGCCCGGAATGCGCGAGTTTAACGCGGTGGTTACCGGGCGTTTCCCGATTGAGGGCGCGGGGCTGACGGCGGCCGAGGCGGCGGATGCGTTTACCATCACGCTGAACGGACAGGAGGCGGCCTACCGCGAAGTGGGCGGCATCGCGGCGACCTCCACCGAAATCTACATTGTTACGCCCGCACTGCCGCAGACCATGATTGGCGGCGAGGCGCAGGATACCCCGGTGACGCTCGTCATTACCGACAATGCAAACCCGGAAAACACGGTGACACTCCCGAATGCCGCCTTGCTTAAGTCGGCGGTCGAGCTTACCGTCGAAATATCGGGGTCGGGTTCCGTGACGCTAAGTCCGGCTTCGCTGGAAGGCGGGACCAGCGGCGGGCTCTATCTGAGAAACGCGCCGATCCAGGCGACCTTTGCGCCGGCGGCCGGGTTCGAGGTGTCGCAGGTTATCCTGAACGATGCGGACGCGACGGGCGAAGTGGCCAATAATACGCTGAACTTCACCATCGCCGAGAGCCAGGTGCTTCGGGTGACTTTCGCCCAGCCGGCGGGCGAAGGCGAGGGTGAAGGCGAGGGCGAGGGAGAAGGCGAAGGCGAGGGAGAAGGCGAGGGCGAGGGAGAAGGCGAGGGCGAGGGTGAAGGAGAAGGCGAGGGAGAAGGCGAAGGCGAGGGCGAAGACGAGTACGTGGACGAAGAGGCCGCGCTGGCGCTGCTGGCGGCCTTTGCGAGCGCGGACGCCAATGGCGATGGCCGGTTGACGCTGGCCGAGGCGCAGACCGTGGTGCCGAATATGAACGCGGAGCGTTTCGGGCGCCTGGACACCAACAACGACGGCTTCCTTTCCCGGGCGGAACTCCAGGCCTTCCAGACGGTGGGCGAGGCGGTGATTACCGGAATTTCGCCGAGCGAGGCCTGGATCTTCGGTGGGGTGGTCGCGCAGATTAGCGGCCAGAATCTCAGCGAAGGCACCGTAATTCGCTTTGGCAACGTGACCGTCGAGGGCTTCCGCGCCTCCGCCGACAACCGTACCATTGATGTGATTGTTCCAGAGAGCACGGACGTTTCGAACAACGATTTCGTCGACGTGACGGTCTCGGTTCGCAATGGCGGCCAGGCGCAGGCGTCCCTGTTCAATTCGTTCCGCTACAACCGCTATGTGCAGGCGAACGGCGTTAATACGACCGCCTACGCGTTTGACGGCGCCCAGGGGCTCGACGGGCTGAACGTCGCCCTGAGCGCGAATGCCTTCGCGACGGTGGATATTCCGGTCGCGCCGGACGGCGGCCGGGTCTATGGCATCATCCGGACCAGCACGGCGGCTTCGAACCAGGCCGGCGGCGCGCTGGGCACCAGCGCCATCAGCGGCGTCCTGAATGGCCAGGGCGTCAGCGGCGGCGCGGCGCTGGGTGGGAACATCCACGATTTCGCGATGTACTTCTACGAGCCGGTTGACTTCACTGCGGTGAAGCAGAATACGCCCACAATGGGCATGCCGACGAGCGGACCGGCCACGGGCGGCGCGTTCCGTGCCGGCGCGCGCTCGCGCTACCTGGTCGGCGAGAACGGCGAGCCGGTAATCGATCCGGTCACGAACGAGCCCATTGAGATCGAACCGGTTCGCGTGTCGTTTGTGTCGGACGCCCCGGAATTCAACGCCTCCGCGGTCCGGGCCGGACTGGCGTGGTACGGTATCGAGAGCAGCTTCGATTATGCCACCGGCGATCTCGTCGTTCCGGATACCGCCGTGGTGGCGTACCAGTCGAACCTGCTGGGCGCCGAGGTTGACCCGGCCCTGGCCGCCTCCACGCCGGGCAACGTGCCCATTGACGCCGTGAACGAAGCGCGGCTGTACAGCCTGAACGGCTTCTCGCTGCGCCGCGGCGCCGGGCTGCCCGACGCGCTCGTGGAGTCGATTCTCGAGGCCAATGCGGAAATCTCCTTCAGCGGCACGCGCGATGGCGGTACGGAAGTGACCATCATATCGCCGGAGGGCGGTCTGGCGTGGATCAGCCGCGTCGCGCTCGCGGCGCCCGGTGGCGCGGGCCAGGCGCTTAACGTCGGGCCGGGCGGTTTCGTGACCGCGCCGGGCACAAATGAGAACACGTTCACCTTCCGGACCCCGGCCTCGTCCAGTTCGGGCATTCGCGACGTGACCATCTTCCTGTCCGCCACGCCCGATGTGGCTGCGGTGACGCTGCCGAACTTCTTCGAATACACCGCCCAGGGCGGGCAGGACTTCCCGCTTCTGGTGCTGCTTGGCCTGTTGCTGGCGCTCCTCGGCATCTCCGCCGGCGGCGCGGGCGACAGCAGCGGCGGCCCGTGCTTCATCGCCACGGCGGCCTACAACTCGCCGATGGCGGCGGAGATCAACGTCCTGCGCGAAGTGCGCGATTCGTACCTGCTGGAGTCGGCCCTCGGCACCGCGCTGGTGGATGCGTACTACCACGTGAGCCCCGCTATCGCGGACGTGGTGGCGAAGAGCCCGGCCCTGGCTGCGGCGGTTCGCGTCGCGCTGGTGCCGGTGGTCTTCCTCGGCAACCTGGCGCTGGCGTCGCCGGCCCTCTTCGCGCTGTTGGCGCTCTCGCTGGGCGTCCTCGGCATACGGCGCTGCAAGCGCTGGTTCGCCCGCTGA
- a CDS encoding prolipoprotein diacylglyceryl transferase yields the protein MHPTLLSIGPFDFHAYTVTLAIAFLVGVLGAVRENYKLPNPYPVTPAGGVWIFFGALVGAKVYWYLQYGLTFAYDDGTPYAWYRVFFIWEGGMVYFGGLIGGFLGGVAYVRWMRVPIVPMADIGMPFLPLGHSIARVGCFLNGCCWGTVTDGPLGVVFPARGLVARQQAGDGLISSMASQPLPVHATQLYEAAGLFVIFLVMRFAYKRRQHTGSIMMLYPLLYGMLRFTTESFRGDSARPILGMTVSQMVGLGLFLGAAVFYVVMYQTRWRPAISGDNRENGEK from the coding sequence ATGCATCCCACCCTGCTGTCCATCGGCCCCTTCGATTTTCACGCCTACACCGTCACGCTCGCGATTGCGTTTCTGGTGGGTGTGCTCGGCGCGGTGCGCGAGAACTACAAGCTGCCCAACCCCTATCCCGTGACGCCGGCGGGCGGCGTCTGGATCTTTTTCGGCGCGCTCGTTGGGGCAAAGGTCTACTGGTATCTGCAATATGGCCTGACCTTTGCCTACGACGACGGTACGCCCTACGCCTGGTACCGGGTCTTCTTCATCTGGGAAGGCGGCATGGTGTACTTCGGCGGCCTGATCGGCGGGTTTCTCGGCGGCGTGGCGTATGTGCGCTGGATGCGCGTGCCGATTGTCCCCATGGCCGATATTGGCATGCCCTTCCTGCCCCTGGGGCATTCCATCGCGCGTGTGGGTTGCTTCCTGAACGGATGCTGCTGGGGAACCGTAACGGACGGGCCGCTCGGGGTGGTGTTTCCGGCGCGGGGTCTCGTGGCGCGCCAGCAGGCGGGTGACGGCCTGATTTCCTCCATGGCGTCGCAGCCGCTGCCGGTGCATGCGACCCAGCTGTACGAGGCGGCGGGTTTGTTCGTCATCTTCCTCGTCATGCGCTTCGCCTACAAGCGCCGCCAGCACACGGGCTCCATCATGATGCTGTACCCGCTGCTGTATGGCATGCTTCGCTTCACGACCGAATCGTTCCGGGGCGACAGCGCGCGCCCGATCCTCGGCATGACCGTCAGCCAGATGGTCGGCCTGGGGTTGTTTCTTGGCGCGGCGGTCTTCTATGTGGTGATGTACCAGACACGCTGGCGGCCGGCCATTTCCGGCGATAACCGCGAAAACGGAGAAAAATAG
- a CDS encoding fibronectin type III domain-containing protein, with amino-acid sequence MHANPLAAPGAGLLRNGCALALALWAFSAAAQEPNDITLRLSATTGNPGDTVEVSVELVAGDVLPETFALFLAYDPAALVPLPQAYEIVARNEFTGEPILDRQGNTVAALSLVRLESAVSAAGKNATFEIYPNPGAIGVLVHGLNQNPIPAGPLFTVAFRILETVEDGSMTDILGVDPESEVHVPDGQGGVVRLESSFSRTVPDSETEVELLSFGFENTAVLVGCAPPAAPTGVTATTNRNDAVVVSWNAVAGANIEYRVFRFTSDSAVSAQPLGEAWQTGTTFNDITARVPEVVPADCAMPDTVNEVRYFYWVKARSQEGCESPFSASPAQGHRIQSAKQVAAGVLPLALLVAVAVAAGRRRSVARETR; translated from the coding sequence ATGCACGCAAATCCGCTGGCCGCGCCGGGCGCGGGCCTCCTGCGCAACGGCTGCGCACTGGCCCTCGCGCTCTGGGCGTTTTCTGCCGCCGCGCAAGAGCCAAATGATATAACACTTCGGCTTAGCGCGACAACCGGCAATCCCGGCGACACCGTCGAAGTCAGCGTGGAACTGGTGGCCGGCGATGTCCTTCCCGAGACCTTCGCGCTCTTCCTGGCCTACGACCCCGCGGCGCTGGTCCCGCTGCCACAGGCCTATGAAATCGTGGCGCGCAACGAGTTCACGGGCGAACCCATCCTGGACCGGCAAGGCAACACCGTCGCGGCGCTCAGCCTCGTGCGCCTTGAATCCGCCGTGAGCGCGGCGGGGAAGAACGCGACGTTCGAGATCTACCCCAATCCCGGCGCCATCGGCGTGCTGGTGCACGGCCTGAACCAGAATCCGATTCCCGCGGGCCCCCTGTTTACGGTGGCGTTTCGAATCCTGGAGACCGTGGAGGATGGTTCGATGACCGATATTCTGGGCGTCGATCCCGAATCGGAGGTGCATGTGCCGGATGGTCAGGGCGGCGTGGTCCGGCTGGAATCCTCGTTCTCCCGCACCGTGCCGGATTCGGAGACCGAGGTCGAGCTGCTTTCGTTCGGGTTTGAAAACACGGCGGTTCTCGTGGGCTGCGCGCCTCCGGCCGCCCCGACCGGCGTGACCGCCACGACAAACCGGAACGACGCCGTCGTGGTCTCGTGGAATGCGGTGGCGGGCGCCAACATCGAGTACCGCGTATTCCGCTTCACCAGCGATTCCGCGGTGTCGGCCCAGCCCCTCGGCGAGGCCTGGCAGACCGGCACGACCTTCAACGACATCACCGCGCGCGTGCCGGAAGTCGTCCCCGCCGATTGCGCGATGCCGGATACAGTCAATGAAGTGCGCTACTTCTACTGGGTCAAGGCGCGCAGCCAGGAGGGTTGCGAAAGCCCCTTCAGCGCCAGCCCGGCCCAGGGCCACCGGATCCAGTCCGCGAAGCAGGTTGCCGCGGGCGTGCTGCCCCTGGCGCTGTTGGTGGCCGTCGCGGTCGCCGCCGGGCGGCGGCGTTCCGTTGCGCGGGAGACCCGGTAA